The Cicer arietinum cultivar CDC Frontier isolate Library 1 unplaced genomic scaffold, Cicar.CDCFrontier_v2.0 Ca_scaffold_5784_v2.0, whole genome shotgun sequence genome window below encodes:
- the LOC140919189 gene encoding uncharacterized protein translates to MASVEFLGEGASLARPLDILDAVENGPFIPKIAGTGDSLIPKPRSDWVSNCKTTKEMWDTLQQTHEGTNDVKRARTNTLLHEYELFSMKKDESINDMHTRFTHIVNNLNALESKDLSSLSIATLYGKLREHEMELHRLSEAEQTDRKRKGLSLKAQTHQSKSEQESCSDESSSHIKSECYKLQNKNRTAKTKDSESESEVCLTSNRHSWYLDSGCSMHMTGDKSKFLSLTLKEGGFVKYGDNNKGKISGVGDIGNESTAVIKNVLYVEGLKHNLLSISQLCDKGFQETPLSLGLARNKPALHYQQLKLSTLQLEAAVHRSFG, encoded by the exons ATGGCATCAGTTGaatttctaggagaaggtgcttccCTTGCAAGGCCCcttgatattctagatgctgtAGAAAATGGACCCTTCATACCTAAAATAGCTGGGACTGGTGATtcactaatccctaaacccagaTCTGActg ggtCTCAAACTGCAAGACTActaaagagatgtgggacactcttcaacaaacacatgaaggaactaaTGATGTGAAAAGGGCCAGAACAAATACTCTCTTGCATGAGTACGAActgtttagcatgaagaaagatgaatccaTTAATGACATGCATacaagatttactcacatagtcaacaacctaAATGCTCTAG AATCAAAAGATCTTAGCAGCCTGTCTATTGCAACACTGTATGGAAAACTGAGAGAGCACGAGATGGAGCTTCATAGACTGAGTGAAGCTGAACAGACTgacaggaaaagaaaaggactgtctttgaaagcccaaacgcaccAATCAAAGTCTGAACAAGAAAGCTGCTCAGATGagtcaagca GCCATATAAAGTCTGAATGTTACAagttgcaaaacaaaaacaGGACTGCAAAgactaaag ATTCAGAATCTGAAAGTGAG gtgtgcttgacatccaatagGCATTCTTGGTacctagatagcggatgctcaatgcacatgacaggagacaagtCAAAATTCTTGTCTCtaacattaaaggaaggaggttttgtcaaatatggtgacaacaataaagGAAAGATAAGTGGTgttggtgacataggcaatgagtcaactgcagtaatcaaaaatgtcttGTACGTAGAAGGGCTAAAACACAATCTGCTAAGTATAAGCCAACTATGTGATAAAGGCTTccag GAAACTCCCTTGTCTCTTggtttagcaagaaacaaaCCAGCATTGCACTATCAACagctgaagctgagtacattgcagctGGAAGCTGCTGTGCACAGATcctttggatga